DNA from Rhinatrema bivittatum chromosome 16, aRhiBiv1.1, whole genome shotgun sequence:
aactggctccaaataCTCAGGGCAGACTGATTCAGTTTTACCCCAGTGCATGTGCAGAGTTGTAGTCCTGCTATTCTTAAGCATCGCCGTGAAGGAAGAAATACCTCCTACTTATAAACAGGAATGTGTTTCTACATTTGCGGTTCCCGATTCCCATGGGGACCACACTAAAGCCATCTTCAACAGGTACCATAGCTGAGCTTTCCTTAGGCCATGCAATCGGGAAATCAGAACCACAAGTCAATGAGGCaaaacaaggactggatcaacttgtcctgaaaatctggagcctgcTGGcaatcggtgggggggggggaaacaaccTCCATGATCTCTGCAGGAAACATCCCTGCAGCAAGAACTGATGCCTCAGCCCACAGATTGTATCCCAGGGTAATATGACCATGCACCTTATGACAGTTGCACCAGGGGATGCTAGCGTCTTTATTCTCATCGAGGTAGAGCAGTCTAAGCTAGTTACTGAAACATCCTGCTAAGAAGTATGTTCTTCCTGGACAGTACTCAAGGAATGCAACTACAACGGGTTTCAAATCCAGAAGCAAGAATGAAACACGCTAATATGTACATGCTGCCAACCCCTTTCAGTTCCACCAGCACACCAACAGATGGCGCTGCTTCACAACTCCATGCGCAGGGAGCCGGAAGGAGTCACTTTGACTCCCTGGGCAGGAAGCAAGGAGTCAGAAACAAGGGCAAGCAAAGCTCCTCTGCTGCCTAAGGCAGAGTAGGCCGGGGTGAGGAGGCGGCACATGTTGGATAATCAGCAGTGCTAGATTTTAGATTATGGCTCCCATAAGCAGAGGACTGGAAGTAGGGGGGCTTTGTCCCCAGCAGGAGGAATCCCAGCTTGTGGGAGTCCTTCAGAATTTGGTGTCCTAGGCCTGTGCTTATGTTGCCTGTGCCCAAAGCCGGCCCTGACAATAGGTCAGAGTCTTCAAATCATCACTATGCCTGTGccagtctgcataacacaatccTGGTGGAATGAATGTTAGGTCAGCTCTTATCCATATGGGACACGTTTTTCACAACCGTGCACGCTGAGATCACCTTGTTGCTAACAGTGCAGCTAAGCGCCCCATCTTTCTTTATATAGCACGGCGTGTGGGCATTAGCTAAACCGGAAAAGTGCCGTAAAGGGAGAACGTGGAGTTTCTTGAAAGGATACAGATCAGGCTCTGAGTGTTGTTAAACATGGACACACCCGACAGGAATCCGGCCAGTTCTACAGCAAACAAGCCCAGAGTTACAGAGAGTGCCACAATCATTCTGTAAGAGAAGCAGAAAGAAGTTTTCCAGCATTCATTTATTTTAGCATCTACGCCAGGGTATAATATCCCCCTGCTccagagagcttataatctaagtgaGTACCTaaggcaacaggagataaaggGCCAGGGGGGGAAATAGGAGTCAAATTAAATTTTCCTGGTTCCCAGTCTATTACTTTAATTATTCCTGCTCTCCAAAATGTTATCTGTAGTCTGCAGGACACAACCCTTTCCAGCACACAGAGGTGCAGAACTGCACTATAGCATCCATCACACAAGGATCATCTGTTCACTCCCTGTGGTTCAGTAAAGGCCTGGTGTGCTGAgctcccaagggctcaaactgtgaCTTACTCCGTATCCCGGCTGCTGTACTCCTCCTTGGTGTAAGTCGGGGGTAGACAAGCCAGGACATTGTTCTCCTGTGAGAGAAGAAAGCGGGAGAGTGTGAAGCTGAGCCAGAAATCTGGCAGAAAGAGAAATGGAGTTCCATCTCCCTAAATTCCACGTGATGGCAAAGGCCAAGGGGACAATACCCGAGACCAGAAGATGGTGATGACAATGACCAGGTGTGCCACCAGGGTGAGGAAGCGTGATGGTACCAGGCTGCTGATCACTGGCATTGTGGTGCGAGTGGAGGATCTCCAAAGGCTGAAACAGAAAGATGGAAAGCACTCAGAGACCAGAGGGAGGCACGGAACATTAGGATGTGGCACTATGCAAGTCCATTCACCAGGCAGGCATGTATCACCATATACATCCATTCACCAGAGCGAGACAGGTACCAGAATACATATTCACCCACCAGAGAGAAGCACGTAGCACTGAATCTATCTATATacggtagatagatagatagattcaGCTCAGGGAGGCACATAGCACTATACCCCAGGAGGGGAAGAGAACTTCATGCAACTACAGCTCTTCTCTGGGGCTTGGCCAATCCCTAGACCCCACTCCACCCATGCTTTAAACTTTGACCTGGATGCCTCCCTACAGGTGCACTGTGGGATCGGTAGTCCTTGCCGCTGCCATGTGACGTCACACATCAAGTCCCCAGAATGGCAGAGGtcgccccctcctctcccccgcCCCATACTAATTCATGACGTCGGCGGAGGACGTCCTCCTCCGAATGGTAGTTAttattattcccccccccctcaccggAGAGCACCGGCCTCTCCGTCTGACCGCTGCAGGCTGCGCGGCCTAGCCCCAGCGGCGACCCGCCGCGTCGCCCATAGCAACCGCCCGACAACTGTCCCGCGCGCTCCACCCCGAGCCTCGCGAGTTTTGCCCTCCGCGGGAAGCGGAGAAAAGCGCAGGCTCGCGAGATCCTGAGGGCGGCGGAAGGAGTCGAAGGAGTGCGGGGAGGGACGAGAGCGAAGCATGTGACCGCGTCTGATCTGATGCCAAAGCCGCCGCCATTTTTGTTAGTGGCAGAAAAACCTTTGCGAGTAACAAAATGGTGGCGGTTGCTGAGAAAGAGGAGGTGTCAGGGTTTCAGCAGTCCACCCAGCCCTCGACAAGGCGGCGGTTTGCTGGAcgatatatatatacccacacaCCAAATAAATCATCAGTTAATAAAAGCTGACCAAGTagacaaagcaaaaaaaataagcaaCTTGGTTTTAGTTTGTTTCTGTTGTGTCCTGTCAATGTGTAATTGAGGGCCAGAATCACAGGCTTACCATACAGCTACTGTATAGCATGGTCTCCATTTTGGAATCGAGGCAATGATCATTCCTCATTCTCGCCACCACGTGCCAGTGGTCCTTATTGCTACTGATGCATCCTCAGAATGCAAACCGCCACCTTGGTAAAATCCATCGAAGCATGGCCACCTTTTAAAGACTGCTCTTCCTCTGCTTACCCTCCCTGGCAGTCAGATCGCTGAAAGCAATGGTAGGACGGCGGCAAATGTCACTTTTTGGCTGCTCCTCCTTTCACCAGCAAAGTGGAGAGGGAGCACACACTCACCATGTCCTGATCCTGCTCACCGGCCTCTAGAACTGTGCCCTCCTAAGATTATTCCCATGCAATACATTTGTTAGTTTCTGTAGTGTATGTATTTGCCCCGGGTGCAGCCTAGCTGTTATCTCCCGCCTTGCATTATCTATTATTGAAACTTTAGTACAGGGAGCGGCTTA
Protein-coding regions in this window:
- the TMEM107 gene encoding transmembrane protein 107 isoform X2, with translation MPVISSLVPSRFLTLVAHLVIVITIFWSRENNVLACLPPTYTKEEYSSRDTEMIVALSVTLGLFAVELAGFLSGVSMFNNTQSLISTGAHASAAVALLFFLFEQWGCSIYWWIFAFCSALPAFIEVILFIAVFGLKKKPL
- the TMEM107 gene encoding transmembrane protein 107 isoform X1 codes for the protein MPVISSLVPSRFLTLVAHLVIVITIFWSRENNVLACLPPTYTKEEYSSRDTEMIVALSVTLGLFAVELAGFLSGVSMFNNTQSLICPTALSAHCSASISLSFFVFQKWECFTYWYILGFCSALPAFIEVILFIAVFGLKKKPL
- the TMEM107 gene encoding transmembrane protein 107 isoform X3, translated to MPVISSLVPSRFLTLVAHLVIVITIFWSRENNVLACLPPTYTKEEYSSRDTEMIVALSVTLGLFAVELAGFLSGVSMFNNTQSLISLSAHCSASISLSFFVFQKWECFTYWYILGFCSALPAFIEVILFIAVFGLKKKPL